A stretch of Paenibacillus sp. URB8-2 DNA encodes these proteins:
- the gyrA gene encoding DNA gyrase subunit A: MSSLSEQFLPAFLEEVVGDRFGRYSKYIIQDRAIPDVRDGLKPVQRRILYAMYDSGNTPDKPYRKSAKTVGDVMGNYHPHGDSSIYEGMVRMAQPWKMGHVLVDGHGNWGSMDDDPAAAMRYTEARLSPIAMEMMRDIEKRTVLFKDNFDNSAKEPVVVPSRYPNLLVNGTSGISAGFATEIPPHNLRETIDACIAVMQKPEIELEEIMTFMKGPDFPTGGLIMGGDGIMDAYRTGKGRIYLRSKTEIENLRGGKQQIVITEIPFQVVKSRLVTAMENIRLEKKVEGIAEVRDESGREGLRIVVELKKEADAQGILAYLLKKTDLQVTYNFNMVAIVNKAPQQLGLKAILEAYIAHQREVVTHRTQFDLERAEDRAHVLEGLVKALNILDEVIAAIKASKNRQDAQNNLVWMFGFSERQADSILTLQLYRLTNLEIKTLEKELEETQRKIAALRAILESDKKLVSVIRKELLEIRDKYGIDRRSAIQGEVEELKVSLEALVNAEDVLVTLSADGYIKRTSMLSFTRSGGERNASGVKEGDYITKLLDVNTRDSLLVFTGKGQYFLLPVHQIPEFKWKDPGTAIVNVISLSKGDGIAGIIPISNFEEPARSLIFVTRKGQVKRTELKEYFTSRSGAIAACKVGAEDEVLSVMLSEGEQDIVLVTREGMSIRFRESEVNPMGRVAAGVKGIQLKEGDEVVSCFRVSDDEGEILTLTDIGFGKRSLLLDYVPQSRGGKGVPTFEFKEGKRVRPNGSRIAGAFYCKETFELTAITREGAVHSFSSEAAPIAERRSIGKLLVPVEKKDEIVSVQISVK, translated from the coding sequence ATGAGCAGTTTATCCGAACAATTTTTGCCGGCATTTCTGGAAGAGGTCGTCGGCGACCGCTTCGGCCGGTATTCCAAATATATCATTCAGGACCGGGCCATTCCCGACGTCCGCGACGGACTGAAACCCGTTCAACGCCGGATTCTGTATGCCATGTACGATTCGGGCAATACACCGGACAAGCCTTACCGCAAGTCGGCCAAAACCGTCGGCGACGTCATGGGCAACTATCATCCTCATGGCGACTCGTCCATCTATGAAGGCATGGTGAGAATGGCGCAGCCTTGGAAAATGGGGCATGTGCTCGTCGACGGACACGGCAACTGGGGCTCGATGGACGACGACCCGGCAGCAGCCATGCGCTATACAGAGGCCCGGCTATCGCCGATCGCCATGGAAATGATGCGCGATATCGAGAAGCGGACCGTGCTGTTCAAGGACAACTTCGACAATTCGGCAAAGGAGCCGGTCGTCGTCCCTTCACGATATCCAAATTTGCTCGTAAACGGTACAAGCGGCATTTCGGCCGGTTTTGCCACTGAAATTCCGCCGCATAATTTGCGCGAGACGATTGACGCCTGCATCGCGGTTATGCAGAAGCCGGAGATCGAGCTCGAAGAAATCATGACCTTTATGAAAGGCCCGGATTTCCCGACTGGCGGGCTCATAATGGGCGGCGACGGAATTATGGACGCTTACCGGACCGGCAAAGGACGCATTTATCTGCGTTCCAAGACAGAGATTGAGAATCTGCGCGGCGGCAAGCAGCAGATCGTCATCACCGAGATTCCGTTTCAGGTGGTTAAATCGCGTCTCGTTACCGCGATGGAGAATATCCGTCTTGAGAAAAAAGTCGAGGGCATCGCGGAAGTGCGCGACGAAAGCGGCCGTGAAGGTCTGCGGATCGTCGTCGAGCTGAAGAAGGAGGCCGACGCGCAGGGGATTTTGGCATACCTGCTCAAGAAGACCGACCTGCAGGTCACTTACAATTTCAATATGGTAGCCATTGTCAATAAAGCTCCGCAGCAGCTTGGCCTAAAGGCTATTCTGGAAGCTTATATCGCCCATCAGCGGGAAGTAGTCACGCATCGTACCCAGTTCGATCTGGAGCGGGCGGAGGACCGGGCGCATGTCCTGGAAGGTTTGGTTAAGGCGCTCAATATTCTGGATGAAGTGATCGCCGCGATCAAAGCGTCGAAGAACCGCCAGGATGCCCAGAACAACCTCGTCTGGATGTTCGGCTTCAGTGAAAGACAGGCGGATTCCATCCTGACTCTCCAACTGTACCGCCTGACGAATCTGGAGATCAAGACGCTGGAGAAGGAATTGGAGGAGACGCAGCGCAAGATCGCTGCCCTGCGTGCAATTCTGGAGAGCGACAAGAAGCTGGTCAGCGTCATCCGCAAGGAGTTGCTGGAAATCCGCGACAAATACGGCATCGACCGCCGCTCCGCCATTCAGGGCGAGGTGGAAGAGCTCAAGGTCAGCCTTGAGGCGCTGGTCAACGCGGAGGATGTGCTGGTCACGTTGTCGGCGGATGGCTATATCAAGCGGACAAGCATGCTTTCCTTTACCCGCTCCGGCGGCGAACGGAATGCGTCTGGAGTTAAAGAAGGCGACTATATCACCAAACTTCTCGACGTCAATACGCGGGACAGTCTGCTGGTATTCACAGGAAAAGGACAGTATTTCCTGCTTCCGGTGCATCAGATTCCGGAGTTTAAGTGGAAGGACCCCGGCACCGCGATTGTAAATGTAATCAGTCTTTCCAAGGGAGACGGAATTGCCGGAATAATCCCTATAAGCAATTTCGAAGAGCCTGCCCGCAGTCTGATTTTTGTAACGCGCAAGGGACAGGTGAAACGCACCGAACTGAAGGAGTATTTCACGAGCCGCAGCGGCGCCATCGCTGCATGCAAGGTGGGAGCGGAAGATGAGGTGCTCTCAGTGATGCTGAGCGAGGGGGAGCAAGACATTGTACTTGTCACCCGGGAAGGCATGAGTATCCGGTTCCGCGAGAGCGAAGTGAACCCGATGGGCCGTGTGGCAGCCGGCGTGAAAGGCATTCAGCTTAAGGAAGGCGATGAGGTGGTGTCCTGCTTCCGGGTTTCGGACGATGAGGGAGAGATTCTCACTCTGACGGATATCGGTTTCGGCAAGCGCAGTCTGCTGCTGGATTATGTGCCGCAGAGCCGGGGCGGCAAGGGAGTGCCGACCTTTGAATTCAAGGAAGGCAAACGCGTCCGTCCTAACGGAAGCCGGATTGCTGGCGCATTTTACTGCAAGGAGACGTTCGAACTGACCGCCATCACGCGCGAGGGAGCGGTGCATAGCTTCTCTTCGGAAGCTGCGCCGATCGCCGAACGACGTTCCATTGGCAAGCTTCTTGTTCCGGTGGAGAAGAAAGACGAGATCGTCAGCGTGCAAATTAGCGTGAAGTAG